A genomic segment from Pseudomonas sessilinigenes encodes:
- the mapR gene encoding GntR family transcriptional regulator MpaR (MapR regulates genes involved in Pseudomonas quinolone signal (PQS) production and anthranilate metabolism) produces the protein MKRYEKFADDIAELIRSGVLGPGQRVPSVRYASQTYGVSPSTVFQAYYLLERRGLIRARPRSGYFVNAHAPSPFSEPVISSEVNESTEVDVSELVFSVLDSIKDPSTVPFGSAFPSPTLFPLQRLSRSLASASREMDPRVVVTDMSPGNPQLRRQIALRYMVAGLMLPMEELLITNGALEALNLCLQAVTEPGDLVAIEAPAFYASLQVLERLKLKAVEIPVHPRDGIDLGVLAQTLERHPIKACWCMTNFQNPMGASMPEAKKQELVELLRQHQVPLIEDDVYAELYYGQQAPKPAKAFDTEGLVMHCGSFAKSLAPGYRVGWVAAGRYAQKIERLKLMTSLCASMPAQAAIADYLQHGGYDRHLRKLRYALEEQQSAMLAAIARHFPAQTRVSQPAGGYFLWLELPPQMDSLKLFQMALAQGISIAPGPIFSPTQRFRNCIRLNYGSPWNEAAEKAMETLGRIIRSF, from the coding sequence ATGAAACGCTACGAAAAATTCGCCGACGACATCGCCGAACTGATCCGCTCCGGAGTGCTGGGCCCCGGCCAGCGCGTACCCTCGGTGCGCTATGCCAGCCAGACCTACGGGGTCAGCCCATCGACGGTATTCCAGGCCTACTACCTGCTGGAGCGCCGCGGCCTGATCCGTGCCCGACCGCGCTCCGGCTACTTCGTCAATGCCCATGCACCGAGCCCGTTCTCCGAGCCGGTGATCAGCAGCGAGGTCAATGAATCCACCGAAGTCGATGTCAGTGAACTGGTGTTCTCGGTGCTCGACTCGATCAAGGACCCGAGCACCGTCCCCTTTGGCTCGGCGTTCCCCAGCCCGACCCTGTTTCCCCTGCAACGCCTGTCGCGCTCCCTGGCCAGCGCCAGTCGCGAGATGGACCCGCGAGTCGTGGTGACCGACATGTCGCCGGGCAACCCGCAGCTGCGCCGGCAGATCGCCCTGCGCTACATGGTGGCCGGGCTGATGCTGCCCATGGAGGAACTGCTGATCACCAATGGCGCCCTGGAAGCGCTGAACCTGTGCCTGCAAGCCGTGACAGAGCCGGGCGACCTGGTGGCCATCGAGGCTCCGGCGTTCTACGCCAGCCTGCAAGTTCTGGAGCGCCTCAAGCTCAAGGCCGTGGAGATCCCGGTCCACCCGCGCGACGGCATCGACCTGGGCGTGCTGGCCCAGACCCTGGAACGTCACCCGATCAAGGCCTGCTGGTGCATGACCAACTTCCAGAACCCCATGGGCGCGAGCATGCCCGAGGCCAAGAAACAGGAGCTGGTGGAACTGCTGCGCCAACATCAGGTGCCGCTGATCGAGGATGACGTCTACGCCGAGCTGTACTACGGCCAGCAGGCGCCAAAACCCGCCAAAGCCTTCGATACCGAGGGCCTGGTCATGCATTGCGGCTCTTTCGCCAAGAGCCTGGCCCCCGGATACCGGGTCGGCTGGGTCGCCGCCGGGCGCTATGCGCAGAAGATCGAGCGACTCAAGCTGATGACATCGCTGTGTGCCTCGATGCCAGCCCAGGCGGCCATTGCCGACTATTTGCAGCACGGTGGCTACGATCGTCACCTGCGCAAGCTGCGCTATGCCCTGGAAGAACAGCAGAGCGCCATGCTGGCGGCGATCGCCCGGCACTTCCCGGCCCAGACCCGGGTCAGCCAGCCTGCCGGTGGTTATTTCCTGTGGTTGGAGCTACCGCCGCAGATGGACTCCCTGAAGCTGTTCCAGATGGCCCTGGCCCAAGGCATCAGCATCGCCCCCGGGCCAATCTTTTCCCCGACCCAGCGCTTTCGCAACTGCATCCGCCTGAACTACGGCAGCCCCTGGAACGAAGCCGCGGAAAAAGCCATGGAGACCCTGGGGCGGATCATCCGCTCGTTCTGA
- a CDS encoding PoNe immunity protein domain-containing protein translates to MNRRQVFLSHKQYYQLSEHLEGTEAFWQEHSMEADCPLQEASLKARQVQQARLHRLILGYTAGEPMQALAQALDAVVESYEDYQRKLARYEELPDIAPLAIDHYPHDFEEYVQVISLCILLQRSDLLPRVALLQDRAGYHGEDVLIEDLLKGFLPDRVEVDEWYHEVYTPLVRAVYHGEPAQERELLVEYCNQWYPAFVHAPWHDSHSFDDDGGYFGYWAFEAAAIVYLYGLDDSAVRHMIYPRDMLEYARRFTPPNIPGQAAQA, encoded by the coding sequence ATGAACCGCAGGCAAGTGTTTCTCAGCCACAAACAGTACTACCAGCTCAGTGAGCACCTGGAAGGCACCGAGGCCTTCTGGCAGGAGCACTCCATGGAAGCCGACTGCCCCCTCCAGGAAGCCTCCCTCAAGGCCCGGCAGGTGCAGCAAGCGCGCCTGCACCGGCTGATCCTCGGCTACACCGCTGGCGAGCCCATGCAAGCGCTGGCCCAGGCCCTGGACGCAGTGGTGGAAAGCTACGAGGACTACCAGCGCAAGCTGGCGCGCTATGAAGAACTGCCGGACATCGCGCCCCTGGCGATCGATCACTACCCTCATGACTTCGAAGAGTACGTACAGGTCATCAGCCTGTGCATCCTCCTGCAGCGCAGCGACCTGCTGCCACGAGTGGCGCTGTTGCAGGATCGAGCCGGCTACCATGGCGAGGACGTGCTGATCGAAGACCTGCTCAAGGGCTTCCTACCCGACCGGGTGGAGGTGGATGAGTGGTACCACGAGGTCTACACGCCCCTGGTGCGCGCGGTCTACCACGGGGAGCCTGCGCAAGAGCGCGAATTGCTGGTGGAGTACTGCAACCAGTGGTACCCGGCCTTCGTGCACGCTCCGTGGCACGACAGTCACAGTTTCGACGACGATGGCGGCTACTTCGGCTACTGGGCCTTCGAGGCCGCGGCCATCGTCTACCTCTACGGCCTGGACGATAGCGCGGTGCGGCACATGATCTATCCCCGGGACATGCTCGAGTACGCCCGCCGCTTCACCCCACCGAACATTCCCGGGCAGGCGGCACAAGCTTGA
- a CDS encoding SDR family oxidoreductase: protein MDKVIVITGGGRGIGAATALLAAQQGFKVCINYQADEQSAQQVLEQLRALGAQAIAVRADVSIEDEVIGLFQRVDAELGRVTALVNNAGTVGQKSRLEDMSEFRIQKIMKTNVMGPILCAKHAVLRMSPRHGGQGGSIVNVSSVAARLGSPGEYVDYAASKGALDTFTIGLAKEVAGEGIRVNAVRPGYIYTDFHALSGDADRVSKLESAIPMGRGGRPDEVAEAIVWLLSDKASYATGTFVDLGGGR from the coding sequence ATGGACAAAGTCATCGTCATCACCGGTGGCGGGCGGGGAATCGGCGCAGCCACGGCGTTGCTGGCTGCGCAGCAGGGTTTCAAGGTGTGTATCAACTATCAGGCCGACGAGCAGTCTGCCCAGCAAGTGCTGGAGCAGCTTCGAGCCTTGGGCGCCCAGGCGATCGCCGTACGTGCCGATGTCAGTATCGAGGATGAAGTCATCGGCCTGTTCCAGCGGGTCGACGCCGAGCTGGGGCGAGTCACGGCCCTGGTCAACAACGCCGGGACCGTGGGCCAGAAGTCTCGTCTTGAAGACATGTCCGAGTTTCGTATCCAGAAGATCATGAAGACCAATGTCATGGGGCCGATCCTCTGTGCCAAGCACGCGGTGCTGCGCATGTCGCCGCGCCATGGCGGGCAGGGTGGCAGCATCGTCAACGTCTCCTCGGTCGCCGCGCGCCTGGGCTCGCCCGGCGAGTATGTGGACTACGCCGCCTCCAAGGGGGCGCTGGACACCTTCACCATCGGCCTGGCCAAGGAAGTAGCGGGTGAGGGCATCCGGGTCAACGCGGTACGCCCGGGCTATATCTATACCGATTTCCATGCGCTCAGCGGCGATGCCGACCGCGTCAGCAAGCTGGAGAGCGCCATCCCCATGGGCCGCGGCGGGCGCCCGGACGAGGTGGCCGAGGCCATCGTCTGGCTGCTGTCGGACAAGGCTTCCTACGCCACCGGTACCTTCGTCGACCTGGGCGGCGGTCGCTGA
- a CDS encoding putative bifunctional diguanylate cyclase/phosphodiesterase — MLIGSYSSALVLISIFVAILASYTALDLTGRIATTQGRAAYLWMGGGSLAMGIGVWSMHFIGMLAFSLPIELGYDIGLTGLSLLISFLSCGFALWLVSQPRLPFWQLIFGALIMGAGISGMHYTGMAAMRMQPGIDYDPGLFGASLLIAFGASLAALWIAFRLRQNTPYVRLVRTGAAVVMGFAIVGMHYTGMAAARFTDGSFCGALTNGLSGKGLDNLVLITTLAVLIIALLTSVLDARLEARTAVLAQSLTEANKELTQLALHDTLTGLPNRILLADRIDQAMHRVTAHGGCFALMFIDLDGFKPVNDAFGHHMGDQLLREVALRLREDLRTEDTLARIGGDEFVLLVQLAEPDDALRLAARQVGLVSRSFRVSDHDLQISASIGIAVYPGNGHSAQELLMNADAAMYHAKGTGKNGYSFFDASMNSNARRQLQLLQDLRNAVEQHQFRLHYQPKFDAANGRPVGAEALLRWEHPQHGLLMPDKFIELAEKTGLIIPIGDWVLNEACRQMHEWYAQGHTGWRIAVNLSAMQFCHVGLVASVAEALERYDLPANNLTLEITETTAMHDADVSMIVLQQLADMGVDLSIDDFGTGYSSLMYLKRLPANELKIDRGFVRDLEHDSDDAAIVSAIVALGQALGLRIVAEGVETGVQQTFLTELGCDSLQGYYLGHPMPPERFLQGVLIPNGKVEAHAPLAAIEPVGPHSASPQPTVPGVN, encoded by the coding sequence ATGCTCATCGGTAGTTACTCCTCCGCACTGGTCCTGATCTCCATTTTCGTGGCGATCCTCGCTTCCTATACCGCTCTTGATCTCACCGGACGCATTGCCACCACCCAGGGGCGGGCCGCCTACTTGTGGATGGGCGGCGGGTCGCTGGCCATGGGCATCGGCGTGTGGTCCATGCACTTCATCGGCATGCTGGCCTTTTCATTGCCTATCGAGCTGGGCTACGACATCGGGCTCACCGGGCTGTCGTTGCTGATCTCGTTCCTGTCCTGCGGGTTCGCCCTATGGCTGGTAAGCCAGCCGCGCCTGCCGTTCTGGCAGCTGATATTCGGGGCCTTGATCATGGGGGCCGGCATCAGCGGCATGCATTACACCGGCATGGCGGCCATGCGCATGCAGCCGGGCATCGACTATGACCCGGGGCTGTTCGGCGCCTCTTTGCTGATTGCCTTTGGCGCCTCCCTGGCGGCGCTGTGGATTGCCTTCCGCCTGCGGCAGAACACGCCCTATGTGCGCCTGGTGCGTACGGGGGCCGCCGTGGTCATGGGGTTCGCGATCGTTGGCATGCACTACACCGGCATGGCCGCGGCGCGTTTTACCGATGGCAGTTTCTGCGGCGCCCTGACCAACGGCCTGAGTGGCAAGGGCCTGGACAACCTGGTGCTGATCACCACCCTGGCGGTGCTGATCATCGCCTTGCTGACTTCGGTGCTCGATGCCCGGCTCGAAGCCCGTACCGCAGTGCTGGCGCAGTCCTTGACCGAAGCCAACAAGGAACTGACCCAGCTGGCCTTGCACGACACCCTGACCGGATTGCCCAACCGCATCCTGCTGGCCGACCGGATCGACCAGGCGATGCATCGGGTGACGGCCCATGGTGGCTGCTTTGCGCTGATGTTCATCGACCTGGACGGTTTCAAGCCGGTCAACGATGCCTTTGGCCATCATATGGGCGATCAGTTGCTGCGCGAAGTTGCCTTGCGCCTGCGCGAGGACTTGCGCACTGAGGACACCCTGGCCCGTATCGGCGGCGATGAGTTCGTTCTGCTGGTACAGCTGGCCGAACCGGACGATGCCTTGCGCCTTGCCGCGCGCCAGGTCGGGCTGGTTTCCCGTTCCTTCCGGGTGTCCGATCACGACCTGCAGATTTCCGCCAGCATCGGGATCGCGGTGTATCCGGGCAACGGTCACAGCGCCCAGGAACTGTTGATGAACGCCGATGCGGCGATGTACCACGCCAAGGGCACCGGCAAGAACGGCTACAGCTTTTTCGACGCTTCGATGAACAGCAACGCCCGGCGCCAATTGCAGTTATTGCAGGATTTGCGCAACGCCGTTGAACAGCATCAGTTCCGCCTGCATTACCAGCCCAAGTTCGATGCCGCCAATGGCCGGCCGGTTGGCGCCGAGGCGTTGTTGCGCTGGGAGCATCCGCAACATGGCTTGCTGATGCCGGACAAGTTCATCGAACTGGCGGAAAAGACCGGGCTGATCATTCCCATTGGCGACTGGGTCCTGAACGAGGCCTGCCGGCAGATGCACGAGTGGTATGCCCAGGGGCATACCGGCTGGCGTATTGCGGTGAACCTCTCGGCCATGCAGTTCTGTCATGTGGGGCTGGTCGCCAGCGTCGCCGAAGCGCTGGAACGTTATGACCTGCCGGCCAATAACCTGACCCTGGAGATCACCGAGACCACGGCGATGCACGACGCCGATGTCAGCATGATCGTCTTGCAGCAGTTGGCGGACATGGGGGTGGACCTGTCCATCGACGATTTCGGCACCGGCTATTCGAGCCTGATGTACCTCAAGCGCCTGCCGGCCAACGAGCTGAAGATCGACCGTGGTTTTGTCCGCGACCTGGAGCATGACAGCGACGATGCCGCCATCGTCTCGGCCATCGTCGCCCTGGGCCAGGCCCTGGGGTTGCGGATTGTCGCCGAAGGCGTGGAGACCGGCGTGCAGCAGACGTTCCTCACCGAGTTGGGCTGCGATTCGCTCCAGGGTTATTACCTGGGGCATCCGATGCCTCCCGAGCGTTTCCTGCAAGGGGTACTCATCCCCAATGGCAAAGTCGAGGCGCATGCTCCGCTAGCCGCCATCGAACCTGTAGGGCCGCACTCGGCGTCGCCGCAGCCAACGGTCCCCGGGGTCAACTGA
- a CDS encoding efflux transporter outer membrane subunit: MTEHPSRPVSPLSTQRLAMARGSRVLSLGLCAALLSACAIGPDYQRPEVAEPAQYKQAEGWRQANPSDALARGAWWQLYGDAQLNDLVDKLNNANQSVAQSEAQFRQAQALVRSSRGAFFPSVDLSAGKTRASQGTGSSSSALSSSSSGIRDTYNTQLGVSWEADVWGKLRRGLEANEASAEASFADLAAMRLSQQSELVQNYLQLRVIDEQKRLLEATVVAYQRSLTMTQNQYQAGVAGKDAVAQAQTQLKSTQADLIDLIWQRAQFENAIAVLIGVPPAAFNLAEAKSVPVLPQVPLGVPSQLLERRPDIASAERAMIAANANIGVAKAAYYPDLTLSMAGGYSSSTYANWITLPNRFWSVGPKLAMTLFDGGQRSAEVDRTVAAYDQTVAKYRQTVLDGFREVENYMAQLKVMDDEAGVRQQALDSAREALRLTENQYKAGLIGYLDVVTSQTTALSNERSVLSLLQSRLIASVQLIAALGGGWDGQLQVSEQK, translated from the coding sequence ATGACCGAACATCCGTCCCGTCCCGTTTCGCCGCTGTCCACCCAGCGCCTGGCCATGGCCCGGGGCTCGCGGGTCCTGAGCCTGGGCCTGTGCGCCGCGTTGCTCAGTGCCTGCGCCATCGGCCCCGACTATCAGCGACCCGAAGTGGCCGAGCCTGCGCAATACAAGCAGGCCGAGGGCTGGCGCCAAGCCAATCCCAGCGATGCCCTGGCCCGCGGTGCCTGGTGGCAGCTCTACGGCGACGCCCAGCTCAACGACCTGGTGGACAAGCTCAACAATGCCAACCAGAGCGTTGCCCAGTCGGAGGCGCAATTCCGCCAGGCCCAGGCCCTGGTGCGCAGCTCTCGCGGAGCGTTCTTTCCCAGTGTCGACCTGAGTGCCGGCAAGACCCGCGCGAGCCAGGGCACCGGTAGCAGCAGTTCGGCCTTGAGCAGCTCCAGCAGCGGTATTCGCGACACCTACAACACCCAGCTGGGGGTGAGCTGGGAGGCGGATGTCTGGGGCAAGCTGCGGCGTGGCCTGGAGGCTAACGAAGCCAGTGCCGAGGCGAGTTTTGCCGACCTGGCGGCCATGCGCCTGAGCCAGCAGTCCGAGCTGGTGCAGAACTACCTGCAGTTGCGGGTGATCGACGAGCAGAAACGCCTGCTGGAGGCCACGGTGGTGGCCTACCAGCGCTCCTTGACCATGACCCAGAACCAGTACCAGGCCGGCGTTGCTGGCAAGGATGCGGTGGCCCAGGCCCAGACCCAGCTCAAGAGCACCCAGGCCGACCTCATCGACCTGATCTGGCAGCGGGCGCAGTTCGAGAACGCCATTGCCGTGCTCATCGGCGTGCCGCCGGCAGCGTTCAACCTGGCTGAAGCCAAGAGCGTGCCGGTGCTGCCCCAGGTGCCCCTGGGCGTGCCGTCGCAGTTGTTGGAGCGGCGTCCGGACATCGCTTCGGCGGAGCGGGCGATGATTGCCGCCAATGCCAACATCGGCGTGGCCAAGGCTGCTTATTATCCGGACCTGACCCTGAGCATGGCCGGTGGCTATAGCAGCAGCACCTATGCCAACTGGATCACGCTGCCAAATCGTTTCTGGTCGGTGGGGCCGAAACTGGCGATGACCTTGTTCGATGGCGGCCAGCGTTCGGCGGAAGTGGACCGTACCGTGGCGGCCTATGACCAGACCGTGGCCAAGTACCGGCAGACTGTGCTCGACGGTTTCCGCGAGGTGGAGAACTACATGGCCCAGCTCAAGGTCATGGACGATGAAGCAGGGGTACGCCAGCAAGCCCTGGACTCGGCTCGCGAGGCCCTGCGCCTGACCGAGAATCAGTACAAGGCGGGGCTGATCGGCTACCTGGATGTCGTGACCAGCCAGACGACGGCCTTGAGCAATGAACGCAGTGTGCTGAGCCTGCTGCAGAGCCGGTTGATCGCCAGCGTGCAGTTGATCGCTGCCCTCGGCGGTGGCTGGGATGGGCAATTGCAAGTCAGCGAGCAGAAGTAG
- a CDS encoding efflux RND transporter permease subunit, with translation MNLSGPFIRRPVATMLLSLAIMLLGGVSFGLLPVAPLPQMDFPVIVVQASLPGASPEVMASTVATPLERSFGAIAGVNTMSSRSSQGSTRVILQFDLDRDINGAAREVQAAINASRNLLPSGMRSMPTYKKVNPSQAPIMVLSLTSDVLEKGQLYDLASTILSQSLSQVQGVGEVQVGGSSLPAVRIELEPQLLNQYGVALDDVRNAIANANQRRPKGSVEDDQRLWQIQANDQLEKARDYEPLIIHYNNGAALRLKDVAKVSDGVEDRYNSGFFNDDAAVLLVINRQAGANIIETVNEIKAQLPALQAVLPASVKLNLAMDRSPVIKATLHEAEMTLLIAVALVILVVFLFLGNFRASVIPTLAVPVSLVGTFAVMYLYGFSLNNLSLMALILATGLVVDDAIVVLENISRHIDEGVKPLQAAYMGAKEVGFTLLSMNVSLVAVFLSILFMGGIIESLFREFSITLAAAIVVSLVVSLTLTPMLCARWLKPHLPGQENALQRWSRRSNDWMVGKYASSLDWVLRHRRLTLLSLLVTIGVNVALYVVVPKTFMPQQDTGQLIGFVRGDDGLSFSVMQPKMEIFRRAVLKDEAVESVAGFIGGSNGTNNAFMLVRLKPIKERNISAQKVIERLRKEMPKVPGAQLMLMADQDLQFGGGREQTTSQYSYILQSGNLGELREWYPKVVAALRALPELTAIDARDGHGAQQVTLVVDRDQAKRLGVDMDMVTAVLNNAYSQRQISTIYDSLNQYQVVMEVNPKYAQDPITLNQVQVITADGARIPLSTIAHYENSLEDDRVSHEGQFASESISFDMAEGVTVEQGTAAIERAIAKLGMPEDVIIKMAGTADAFAATQKSQPFMILGALLAVYLVLGVLYESYIHPLTILSTLPSAGVGALLSIYVLGSEFSLISLLGLFLLIGVVKKNAILMIDLALQLERHHGLDPLQSIRSACLQRLRPILMTTLAAILGALPLLLGAAEGSEMRQPLGLTIIGGLVFSQVLTLYTTPVVYLYLDRLRHKFNHWRGVRTDAALETPL, from the coding sequence ATGAACCTGTCCGGACCTTTTATCAGGCGTCCCGTGGCGACCATGCTCTTGAGTCTGGCGATTATGTTATTGGGCGGCGTCAGTTTCGGGCTGTTGCCGGTGGCGCCGCTGCCGCAGATGGATTTCCCGGTGATCGTGGTCCAGGCCAGCCTGCCCGGGGCCAGCCCCGAGGTCATGGCCTCCACGGTGGCCACGCCCCTGGAGCGCTCCTTCGGCGCCATTGCCGGGGTCAACACCATGAGCAGCCGCTCCAGCCAGGGTTCGACCCGGGTGATCCTGCAATTCGACCTGGACCGCGACATCAATGGCGCGGCGCGGGAAGTGCAGGCGGCGATCAATGCCTCGCGCAACCTGTTGCCCAGCGGCATGCGCAGCATGCCTACCTACAAGAAGGTCAACCCGTCCCAGGCGCCGATCATGGTGCTGTCCTTGACCTCCGATGTGCTGGAAAAGGGCCAGCTCTACGACCTGGCCTCCACCATCCTGTCCCAGAGCCTGTCCCAGGTGCAGGGCGTGGGCGAGGTGCAGGTCGGAGGCAGCTCGCTGCCAGCGGTGCGCATCGAGCTGGAGCCGCAGCTGCTCAACCAGTACGGGGTGGCCCTGGACGACGTGCGCAACGCCATCGCCAATGCCAACCAGCGCCGCCCCAAGGGCTCGGTGGAGGATGACCAGCGCTTGTGGCAGATCCAGGCCAACGACCAATTGGAGAAGGCTCGCGATTACGAGCCGCTGATCATTCACTACAACAACGGCGCGGCCCTGCGACTGAAGGACGTGGCCAAGGTCAGCGATGGCGTCGAGGATCGCTACAACAGCGGTTTCTTCAACGACGACGCGGCCGTGCTGCTGGTGATCAACCGCCAGGCCGGGGCCAACATCATCGAGACGGTGAACGAGATCAAGGCCCAGCTGCCGGCGTTGCAGGCGGTGCTGCCGGCCAGCGTCAAGCTCAACCTGGCCATGGATCGCTCCCCGGTGATCAAGGCCACCTTGCACGAGGCGGAGATGACCCTGCTGATCGCCGTGGCCCTGGTGATCCTGGTGGTGTTCCTGTTCCTGGGCAACTTCCGCGCCTCGGTGATCCCGACCCTGGCGGTACCGGTGTCGCTGGTGGGCACCTTCGCGGTCATGTACCTGTACGGCTTTTCCCTGAACAACCTGTCGCTGATGGCGCTGATCCTGGCCACGGGATTGGTGGTGGACGATGCCATCGTGGTGCTGGAGAACATCTCGCGGCATATCGATGAGGGCGTGAAACCGCTGCAGGCCGCTTACATGGGGGCCAAGGAAGTGGGCTTCACCCTGTTGTCGATGAACGTCTCGCTGGTGGCGGTGTTCCTGTCGATCCTGTTCATGGGCGGGATCATCGAAAGTCTGTTCCGCGAGTTCTCCATCACCCTGGCGGCGGCCATCGTGGTTTCGCTGGTGGTGTCCCTGACCCTGACTCCGATGCTCTGCGCCCGTTGGCTCAAGCCCCACCTGCCGGGCCAGGAGAATGCCCTGCAACGTTGGAGCCGGCGCAGCAACGACTGGATGGTCGGCAAGTACGCCAGCAGCCTGGACTGGGTGCTGCGGCACCGGCGCCTGACCTTGCTCAGCCTGCTGGTGACCATCGGTGTCAACGTTGCCCTGTACGTGGTGGTGCCCAAGACCTTCATGCCCCAGCAGGACACCGGCCAGTTGATCGGTTTCGTCCGTGGCGACGACGGCCTGTCCTTCAGCGTGATGCAGCCGAAGATGGAGATCTTCCGCCGCGCCGTGCTCAAGGATGAGGCGGTGGAAAGCGTGGCCGGCTTCATCGGCGGCTCCAACGGCACCAACAACGCCTTCATGCTGGTGCGCCTGAAACCCATCAAGGAGCGCAATATCTCGGCGCAGAAGGTCATCGAGCGCCTGCGCAAGGAAATGCCCAAGGTGCCTGGCGCCCAGCTGATGCTGATGGCCGACCAGGACCTGCAGTTCGGTGGCGGCCGCGAGCAGACCACCTCGCAGTACTCCTACATCCTGCAGAGTGGCAACCTGGGTGAGCTGCGCGAGTGGTATCCGAAGGTCGTCGCGGCGTTGCGGGCGTTGCCCGAGCTGACCGCCATCGATGCCCGGGACGGCCACGGTGCCCAGCAGGTGACCCTGGTGGTCGATCGCGACCAGGCCAAGCGCCTGGGGGTGGACATGGACATGGTCACCGCGGTGCTCAACAACGCCTACAGCCAGCGGCAGATCTCCACCATCTATGACAGCCTCAACCAATATCAGGTGGTGATGGAGGTCAATCCCAAGTACGCCCAGGACCCGATCACCCTGAACCAGGTACAGGTCATCACCGCCGATGGGGCGCGGATTCCGTTGTCGACCATCGCTCATTATGAGAACAGCCTGGAAGACGATCGAGTCAGCCACGAGGGGCAGTTCGCCTCGGAAAGCATTTCCTTCGACATGGCCGAAGGTGTCACCGTGGAGCAGGGCACCGCGGCCATCGAGCGAGCGATCGCCAAGCTGGGCATGCCCGAGGATGTGATCATCAAGATGGCCGGCACCGCCGACGCCTTCGCTGCCACCCAGAAAAGCCAGCCGTTCATGATCCTCGGCGCTCTGCTGGCGGTGTACCTGGTGCTCGGAGTGCTCTACGAGAGCTACATCCATCCGCTGACCATCCTTTCCACCTTGCCTTCGGCCGGGGTCGGTGCCTTGCTCTCGATCTATGTGCTGGGCAGCGAATTCAGCCTGATTTCGCTGTTGGGGCTGTTCCTGTTGATCGGGGTGGTGAAGAAGAACGCGATCCTGATGATCGACCTGGCGCTGCAGCTGGAGCGGCATCACGGGCTCGACCCGTTGCAATCGATCCGCAGCGCCTGCCTGCAACGCCTGCGGCCGATCCTGATGACCACCCTGGCAGCGATCCTCGGCGCCTTGCCGCTGTTGCTGGGTGCGGCCGAAGGCTCGGAGATGCGCCAGCCGCTGGGACTGACCATCATCGGCGGCCTGGTCTTCAGCCAGGTCCTCACGCTCTACACCACCCCGGTGGTCTACCTCTACCTCGACCGCCTGCGCCACAAGTTCAATCACTGGCGCGGGGTTCGTACCGATGCCGCTCTGGAAACGCCGCTATGA